A single region of the Leptolyngbya subtilissima AS-A7 genome encodes:
- a CDS encoding universal stress protein gives MSSLRYAMFKTVLFPIDMSSEAQQAAPKVAELVKAHQSRLVLLSVVEPREASQPSAQSSPEAVAKLLGQAKALFAAQSIDTEVLEREGQPAFVICDVADELNADLIVMGCRGVGLIEDVQDESVTTRVINLSPCPVLIIP, from the coding sequence GTGAGTTCCCTTCGATACGCCATGTTCAAGACGGTTTTATTTCCCATCGACATGAGTTCTGAGGCGCAGCAGGCGGCTCCCAAAGTGGCAGAACTGGTCAAGGCTCACCAGAGTCGGCTGGTTTTGCTGTCGGTCGTCGAACCGAGGGAGGCGAGTCAGCCTTCGGCTCAGTCATCCCCCGAGGCGGTGGCTAAGTTGCTAGGGCAGGCCAAAGCCCTGTTCGCAGCCCAATCGATTGACACCGAAGTGCTTGAGCGAGAAGGTCAACCGGCCTTTGTCATCTGCGATGTAGCTGACGAGCTCAATGCCGACCTAATTGTGATGGGCTGCCGCGGCGTAGGCCTGATCGAAGACGTGCAAGACGAAAGCGTCACTACGCGGGTGATTAATCTATCGCCCTGCCCGGTGCTGATTATTCCGTAG
- a CDS encoding phosphoglycerate kinase, with amino-acid sequence MVKKSVASLTAADLSGKRVLVRADFNVPLDDQGAITDDTRIRAALPTIQDLTGKGAKVILTSHFGRPKAQVVESMRLTPVATRLSELLGQEVIKCDDCIGDEVAAAVGAMENGQVALLENVRFYAGEEANDPEFAKQLAANADLYVNDAFGTAHRAHASTEGVTKYLSPSVAGYLIEKELQYLQAAIENPQKPLAAIIGGSKVSSKIGVIETLLDKVDKLLIGGGMIFTFYKARGLNVGKSLVEEDKLELAKALEAKAKEKGVDLLLPTDVVLADNFAPDANAQTVSVDAIPDGWMGLDIGPDSIKVFQDALKQCKSVIWNGPMGVFEFDKFAAGTEAIAHTLAELTGQGVTTIIGGGDSVAAVEKVGVAEKMSHISTGGGASLELLEGKELPGIAALDDA; translated from the coding sequence GTGGTTAAAAAATCGGTAGCGAGCCTGACGGCAGCCGACCTTTCGGGTAAGCGGGTACTGGTGCGGGCCGACTTCAACGTGCCCCTCGACGACCAGGGTGCGATCACTGACGACACCCGCATTCGGGCTGCTCTACCCACGATTCAAGATCTCACCGGCAAAGGGGCTAAGGTAATTCTCACCAGCCACTTCGGTCGCCCTAAGGCCCAGGTGGTAGAGAGCATGCGTCTCACCCCGGTTGCCACTCGCCTGAGCGAGCTGCTGGGTCAAGAGGTCATCAAGTGCGACGACTGCATTGGTGACGAAGTTGCCGCCGCCGTAGGCGCGATGGAAAATGGCCAGGTGGCCCTGCTCGAAAACGTGCGCTTCTACGCGGGCGAAGAGGCCAACGACCCTGAGTTTGCCAAGCAGCTCGCCGCCAACGCTGACCTCTATGTGAACGACGCCTTTGGCACCGCCCACCGGGCCCACGCTTCCACTGAGGGTGTGACCAAATACCTCAGCCCCTCTGTGGCCGGCTACCTGATTGAGAAAGAGCTTCAGTATTTGCAGGCGGCGATCGAAAACCCCCAGAAGCCGTTGGCAGCAATCATCGGTGGCTCTAAGGTCTCCAGCAAAATCGGCGTGATTGAGACCCTGCTCGACAAGGTCGACAAGCTGCTGATCGGTGGCGGCATGATCTTCACCTTCTACAAAGCGCGCGGCCTCAACGTGGGTAAATCCCTCGTTGAAGAAGACAAGCTAGAGCTGGCCAAAGCTCTCGAAGCCAAGGCCAAAGAAAAGGGCGTTGACCTGCTGCTGCCTACCGACGTGGTGCTAGCCGACAACTTTGCCCCCGACGCCAACGCCCAAACCGTCAGTGTTGACGCGATTCCTGACGGCTGGATGGGTCTCGACATTGGCCCCGACTCGATCAAAGTGTTCCAGGACGCGCTGAAGCAGTGCAAGTCGGTGATCTGGAACGGCCCCATGGGCGTGTTTGAGTTCGACAAGTTTGCCGCTGGGACCGAGGCGATCGCCCATACCCTAGCCGAACTCACCGGCCAGGGCGTCACCACCATCATTGGCGGCGGCGACTCAGTGGCGGCGGTCGAGAAGGTGGGCGTGGCCGAGAAAATGAGCCACATCTCCACCGGCGGCGGTGCGAGCCTGGAGCTGCTCGAAGGCAAAGAGCTGCCCGGCATCGCTGCCCTAGACGACGCCTAG
- a CDS encoding glycosyltransferase family 2 protein: protein MLSVIIPAYNAATTIADQLDALYQQVFAGPWEIVVGDNGSTDGTLDVVRRYQQTMPHLKVVDASARRGAAHARNMACAQAQGDALLFCDADDAVAPGWLAAMAAALEQHDLVCGRREMAQLNDRNEFSAALTSIEGTGKLYHPFRPFGSASNLAVKRVHHEAVGGFDGQFLALQDIDYCWRIQALGVTLHEVKDAVVNFRFRGDVRSNFRRLKKFGYYSARLYRKHWAYGFPKGMLFKCFLSLPLVPVKFVVRVRDRPTLFLWFLNLGWSLGYWHSWLDMAKEAVVAQLGRGKADPKLSAG from the coding sequence ATGCTGAGCGTTATTATCCCGGCCTACAACGCTGCAACCACGATCGCAGACCAGCTAGATGCCCTATATCAGCAAGTATTCGCTGGACCTTGGGAGATTGTAGTTGGCGACAATGGCTCGACCGACGGCACCTTAGATGTGGTGCGGCGCTATCAGCAGACAATGCCCCACCTCAAGGTGGTGGATGCTTCGGCCCGCCGGGGGGCTGCCCACGCCCGCAACATGGCCTGTGCCCAGGCCCAGGGCGACGCGCTACTGTTCTGTGATGCTGACGATGCGGTAGCTCCGGGCTGGCTGGCGGCAATGGCTGCTGCTCTAGAACAGCACGACCTGGTCTGCGGCCGGCGCGAGATGGCGCAGCTTAACGATCGCAACGAATTTTCTGCCGCACTGACCAGCATTGAGGGCACCGGGAAGCTTTACCATCCGTTTCGACCCTTTGGCTCAGCCAGCAACCTAGCGGTTAAGCGGGTGCACCATGAGGCGGTGGGCGGGTTTGATGGGCAGTTTTTGGCCTTGCAAGACATTGACTACTGCTGGCGCATTCAGGCGCTGGGGGTGACGCTGCACGAAGTCAAAGATGCGGTGGTGAATTTTCGCTTTCGGGGCGATGTCAGGTCTAACTTTCGGCGGCTGAAGAAGTTTGGCTACTACTCTGCCCGGCTATACCGTAAGCACTGGGCCTATGGCTTTCCCAAGGGGATGCTGTTCAAGTGTTTTCTGTCGCTGCCGCTAGTGCCGGTGAAGTTTGTGGTGCGGGTGCGCGATCGCCCCACGCTTTTCCTTTGGTTTCTCAATCTGGGCTGGAGCCTAGGCTACTGGCACAGCTGGCTTGACATGGCGAAGGAGGCCGTGGTGGCGCAGCTCGGTCGTGGTAAGGCCGATCCGAAGCTGTCGGCGGGCTAA
- a CDS encoding AI-2E family transporter has translation MKLIDWINLVALGIVLVIIWQFRQIVLLMFAAVVITIALNSLVRLLSRVYGWPRDRAVLVTGALVLLGGVVFLGLVLPLFINQFQELLLLTPKGFEQLGGWFDAFQENPPEWFPEQDLRVLPPLPDLLRQVASIGSTVFGNFLTFFSSSMAILLQLLLLAVLTLMMLANPPAYRRLLLRLFPSSYRHRADEILTKCEHSLMFWLGGVALSSIFVATISFTGLVLLGVPYAFAHAVLAGVFNFIPNLGPTLSAVFPVFVALLQSPGKALAVVVLYVLIQNVESYWFSPMVMQKQVSLLPAATLVSQIFFATFLGPVGLVLALPLAVVCKTWIEEAWIIDVLDRPRGSAAEPLSKSPEGLEPIAEPLTSEDV, from the coding sequence GTGAAGCTCATTGATTGGATCAACCTGGTTGCTCTGGGCATTGTCCTCGTCATTATTTGGCAGTTTCGCCAGATCGTTTTACTGATGTTTGCCGCGGTGGTGATTACCATCGCGCTCAACAGCCTGGTGCGACTTCTATCGCGGGTGTACGGCTGGCCGCGCGATCGCGCCGTGCTGGTCACTGGGGCGCTGGTGCTGTTGGGCGGCGTGGTTTTTTTGGGTTTGGTGCTGCCTTTATTTATCAACCAGTTTCAAGAATTGCTGCTGCTGACACCTAAAGGGTTTGAGCAACTGGGGGGCTGGTTCGATGCCTTCCAGGAGAACCCGCCTGAATGGTTCCCTGAGCAAGATTTGCGGGTGTTGCCGCCCCTGCCCGACCTGCTGCGTCAGGTGGCTTCCATTGGCTCCACGGTATTTGGCAACTTTCTGACGTTTTTCTCTAGCTCGATGGCGATTTTGCTCCAGCTGCTGCTCCTGGCCGTGCTGACGTTGATGATGCTGGCTAACCCCCCGGCCTACCGCAGACTGCTACTGCGCCTGTTTCCATCGAGTTACCGTCACCGGGCCGACGAAATCTTGACGAAGTGCGAGCATTCTCTGATGTTCTGGCTGGGTGGGGTGGCGCTGAGCTCAATCTTTGTGGCCACAATCAGCTTCACCGGTCTGGTGCTGCTGGGAGTGCCCTACGCCTTTGCCCACGCGGTGCTGGCTGGGGTGTTTAACTTTATTCCTAACCTAGGGCCGACCCTAAGCGCGGTGTTTCCGGTGTTTGTGGCGCTTCTCCAGTCGCCGGGTAAAGCGCTAGCCGTTGTTGTGCTCTACGTGCTGATTCAAAACGTTGAGAGCTACTGGTTTTCGCCAATGGTGATGCAGAAGCAGGTGTCACTACTGCCCGCCGCTACCCTGGTGTCTCAAATCTTTTTTGCTACTTTCCTAGGCCCCGTGGGGCTGGTGTTAGCTCTGCCCCTGGCGGTGGTCTGCAAAACCTGGATTGAAGAAGCCTGGATTATCGACGTGCTCGATCGCCCCAGAGGCAGTGCGGCTGAGCCCCTATCTAAGTCGCCCGAAGGCCTGGAACCGATTGCGGAACCTTTGACCTCTGAGGATGTCTAG
- a CDS encoding phycocyanobilin:ferredoxin oxidoreductase translates to MVAPTPTSLRDQQHPMIRGLADRIEATWRQYLDLSPYHLPEDLGYIEGRLEGERLTIENQCYQTPQFRKLHLELARVGKNLDILHCVMFPRPEYALPMFGCDLVGGRGQISAAIVDLSPVGNVLPAGYTAVLEALPAQSFSEERDLPGWGTIFSPYCRFIRPASPEEETAFVDLIATYLALHCQQAIATPATPAQLESILAGQRNYCEQQQKNDKTRRVLEKAFGDAWAERYMTTVLFDLPTV, encoded by the coding sequence ATGGTAGCCCCAACTCCAACCTCCCTGCGCGATCAGCAGCACCCGATGATTCGGGGCCTAGCCGATCGCATTGAAGCCACCTGGCGGCAATATCTCGACCTATCGCCCTACCACCTGCCAGAGGATCTCGGCTACATCGAGGGCCGCCTGGAGGGCGAACGGCTCACCATTGAAAACCAGTGCTACCAGACCCCCCAGTTTCGTAAGCTGCACCTGGAGCTAGCCCGCGTGGGCAAGAACTTGGACATTTTGCACTGCGTGATGTTTCCCCGCCCCGAGTACGCCCTGCCCATGTTTGGCTGCGATCTGGTAGGCGGACGCGGGCAAATTAGCGCCGCGATTGTCGATTTGTCGCCTGTGGGCAACGTTCTACCGGCGGGCTACACCGCTGTTTTGGAGGCTCTGCCGGCTCAGAGCTTTAGCGAGGAGCGCGACCTGCCGGGGTGGGGCACCATTTTTTCGCCCTACTGTCGGTTTATTCGCCCAGCCAGCCCTGAGGAAGAGACGGCGTTTGTCGATCTGATTGCCACCTACTTGGCTCTGCACTGCCAGCAGGCGATCGCCACCCCAGCGACTCCGGCTCAGCTAGAGAGCATTCTGGCTGGCCAGCGCAATTACTGCGAGCAGCAGCAGAAGAACGACAAAACCCGGCGAGTGCTTGAAAAAGCCTTTGGCGACGCCTGGGCCGAGCGCTATATGACCACCGTGCTGTTTGATTTACCGACGGTATAA
- the gmk gene encoding guanylate kinase translates to MTVSTPAPLETLSPEALSLTTETDLAPRRGRLIVFTGPSGVGKGTLLRALRHRYPALKLSVSATTRSPRPGEVNGQDYYFVSRDEFRTMVEQGELLEWAEFAGNLYGTPKTPVLKEIEAGQWVILEIELEGARQVRTTFPHALQLFVLPPSLEELESRIRLRGKDADDAIQRRLQRALVEIDAASEFDEQIVNDDLEVALQQLENAIFRD, encoded by the coding sequence ATGACCGTCAGCACTCCAGCACCCCTAGAGACCCTCAGCCCAGAGGCCCTTAGCCTAACCACCGAGACCGACCTCGCCCCGCGCCGGGGTCGGCTGATCGTGTTTACCGGCCCCAGCGGGGTGGGCAAGGGGACACTGCTGCGGGCGCTGCGCCACCGCTATCCGGCGCTGAAACTATCGGTGTCGGCCACCACGCGATCGCCCCGCCCCGGCGAGGTCAACGGCCAAGACTACTACTTCGTCAGCCGCGACGAATTTCGCACCATGGTCGAGCAGGGAGAACTGCTGGAGTGGGCCGAGTTTGCGGGCAACCTCTACGGCACTCCCAAGACCCCGGTGCTGAAGGAGATTGAAGCTGGCCAGTGGGTGATTTTAGAGATTGAGCTAGAGGGTGCTCGCCAGGTGCGTACCACCTTTCCCCATGCGCTCCAGCTGTTTGTGCTGCCCCCCTCGTTAGAAGAGCTAGAAAGCCGCATTCGTCTGCGGGGGAAGGATGCTGACGATGCCATTCAGCGACGTCTCCAGCGGGCACTGGTCGAGATCGATGCCGCCTCAGAGTTCGATGAGCAAATCGTCAACGACGACCTAGAAGTGGCCCTTCAGCAGCTAGAGAACGCGATCTTTAGAGACTAA
- a CDS encoding DUF1499 domain-containing protein — protein sequence MLKSVFRLVFGVALVMITLLGNAYPSAAVSLDDGSMGVLPFMGSLAGKRPTNLGVKDGKLSPCPNTSNCVISESDADPKHAIAPLAYSGDPAQAMALLEAVVNAMSRTKIIEKTDRYLYAEFTSKLMGFVDDVEFYLDPSTPVIQVRSASRLGQSDGGVNRKRIEAIRQALASASVVE from the coding sequence ATGTTGAAATCAGTTTTTCGCCTTGTCTTTGGGGTTGCTCTGGTTATGATTACTCTGCTGGGCAATGCATACCCCAGCGCTGCTGTTTCTTTGGATGATGGCTCGATGGGAGTACTACCGTTTATGGGCAGTTTGGCAGGTAAGCGCCCCACAAACTTAGGCGTCAAAGACGGTAAGCTGTCTCCCTGCCCCAACACCTCTAACTGTGTGATCAGCGAGAGTGATGCCGATCCAAAACATGCGATCGCACCCTTGGCCTATAGTGGCGACCCCGCTCAGGCTATGGCTCTGCTAGAGGCCGTGGTCAACGCCATGTCTCGCACTAAAATCATTGAGAAAACCGATCGCTACCTCTACGCCGAGTTCACTAGCAAGCTGATGGGTTTTGTGGACGATGTGGAGTTTTACCTCGACCCATCAACGCCCGTCATTCAAGTGCGATCGGCGTCGCGCCTCGGCCAGTCTGATGGGGGCGTAAACCGCAAGCGCATAGAAGCTATTCGCCAGGCCCTAGCCTCAGCGTCGGTCGTTGAATAG
- a CDS encoding aldehyde dehydrogenase family protein — MTTVAATAPIADLLQRQRAYWATGATRGLDFRLAQLKALRAAIVNYQADIIDAARQDLGRPEFEGYFEVGTISELDYAIKHLHRWVKPRKTSLPLSQLPGSAWVQPEPLGVVLIIGPWNYPFQLIVSPLMGAIAAGNCAMLKPSELAPTTSKVLARLIADTFDPAYVALVEGGVDTAQALLAEKFNHIFFTGGERIGKIVMQAAAQHLTPVTLELGGKSPCIIDTDVNLEVAARRIVWGKFLNAGQTCVAPDYLLVDERVKDGLVTALQQRIQVCYGEDPATSPDLSRVVNDRQFDRLVGLLNQGNILAGGQHDRSDRYIAPTLIDGIGWDASIMQEEIFGPILPILTYKDLGDAIAAVNQRPKPLALYVFTRDRQVQERVLDRTTAGSVCINDVILQIAIWDLPFGGVGSSGVGSYHGQHSFNTFSHLKSVLKKPFWMDMDWR; from the coding sequence ATGACTACCGTTGCCGCTACCGCTCCCATCGCCGACCTGCTGCAACGCCAGCGAGCCTACTGGGCCACCGGGGCCACTCGTGGCCTCGACTTTCGTCTCGCTCAGCTCAAAGCGCTGCGAGCAGCGATCGTCAACTATCAGGCAGACATTATTGATGCGGCTAGGCAAGACCTGGGACGCCCTGAGTTTGAGGGCTACTTTGAGGTTGGCACCATCAGCGAGTTGGACTATGCGATCAAACATCTGCACCGCTGGGTCAAACCTCGTAAGACCTCGCTGCCCCTGAGCCAGCTGCCCGGCTCTGCCTGGGTTCAGCCCGAACCTCTGGGAGTAGTGCTGATTATCGGTCCCTGGAATTACCCCTTTCAACTGATCGTGTCGCCGCTGATGGGAGCGATCGCCGCTGGCAACTGCGCCATGCTCAAACCCTCGGAGCTGGCCCCAACGACCTCTAAAGTGCTGGCTCGGCTGATAGCAGACACCTTTGACCCAGCCTACGTGGCTCTAGTGGAAGGCGGCGTAGACACCGCCCAAGCGTTGCTAGCCGAAAAATTTAATCACATCTTTTTTACCGGCGGCGAGCGGATCGGCAAGATCGTGATGCAGGCAGCGGCCCAGCACCTAACGCCAGTCACCCTAGAGTTAGGCGGCAAAAGCCCCTGCATTATTGATACCGATGTCAACTTGGAGGTGGCGGCCCGGCGCATTGTCTGGGGCAAATTTCTCAATGCGGGGCAGACCTGCGTGGCTCCCGACTATCTGCTGGTCGATGAGCGGGTTAAAGACGGTCTGGTGACCGCACTTCAGCAGCGCATTCAGGTCTGCTATGGGGAAGACCCCGCCACCAGCCCTGACCTCTCGCGGGTGGTGAACGATCGCCAGTTCGACCGCCTAGTGGGCCTACTGAACCAGGGCAACATTCTGGCGGGGGGCCAGCACGATCGGAGCGATCGCTACATCGCCCCCACCCTGATCGACGGCATCGGCTGGGATGCCTCGATTATGCAGGAGGAGATCTTTGGCCCCATTCTGCCAATTCTCACTTACAAGGATTTAGGGGATGCGATCGCCGCTGTTAACCAGCGGCCCAAGCCTCTGGCGCTTTATGTGTTCACGCGCGATCGCCAAGTGCAGGAACGGGTGCTCGATCGCACCACGGCGGGCTCAGTATGTATTAACGACGTAATTTTGCAGATTGCCATTTGGGATTTGCCCTTTGGCGGCGTCGGCAGCAGCGGCGTCGGCAGCTACCACGGTCAACACAGCTTCAATACCTTCTCCCACCTCAAGAGTGTGCTCAAAAAGCCCTTCTGGATGGATATGGACTGGCGCTAA
- a CDS encoding 8-oxoguanine deaminase → MPTLLVKNIHTLVTIDDQRQEIRSGALFIRDHVIEQVGTTEELPRTADRVLDLGDRHLVLPGLVNTHHHFFQTLTRVVPGAQNSSLFDWLSTLYPLWQQLTPEAIALSAQVAAAELIYSGCTTASDHLYLFPNDCTLDDEIEAVRQTGLRFHASRGSMSVGESKGGLPPDSIVEAEADILKDSRRLIEQYHNNDPYALVRITLAPCSPFSVSTDLMRESAALARSYPGVRLHTHLAENKSDVTYSLDTFGLTPGDYAASVGWLGEDVWHAHCVKLDDKAIHSFGQTGTGVAHCPCSNMRLASGMAPIRKMLDHNVPVGLGVDGSASNDGSHLLAEARQAFLMARVREENAGALTAREALEIATRGGAKVLGRTDIGYLAPGMAADFVTVNLDRLALAGTAYDPVAALIFCTIDRVDYSFIHGREVLNPEGLLTLDLPVVLEKHGAVVRSLAA, encoded by the coding sequence GTGCCAACCCTTCTGGTCAAGAACATTCACACCCTGGTCACCATAGATGACCAGCGGCAGGAGATTCGCTCGGGGGCGCTGTTCATTCGCGACCACGTGATTGAGCAGGTGGGCACTACTGAAGAACTTCCCCGGACGGCTGACCGGGTGCTCGATTTAGGCGATCGCCACCTAGTGCTGCCCGGCTTGGTCAACACTCACCACCACTTTTTTCAGACCCTCACCCGGGTGGTGCCGGGGGCACAAAATTCATCGCTGTTTGACTGGCTCAGCACCCTCTACCCGCTGTGGCAGCAGCTCACCCCCGAGGCGATCGCCCTCAGCGCCCAGGTCGCCGCCGCCGAGCTGATCTACTCGGGCTGCACCACCGCCAGCGACCACCTCTACCTCTTCCCCAACGACTGCACCCTGGATGACGAAATCGAGGCGGTGCGTCAAACCGGACTGCGGTTTCACGCCAGCCGAGGCAGTATGAGCGTGGGCGAAAGCAAAGGCGGCCTGCCTCCTGACTCAATTGTGGAAGCCGAAGCCGACATTCTCAAAGACTCCCGGCGGCTGATCGAGCAGTACCACAACAACGACCCCTACGCCCTGGTGCGCATTACCCTGGCCCCCTGCTCCCCCTTCAGCGTCTCGACCGACCTGATGCGAGAGTCGGCAGCTCTGGCCCGCAGCTACCCAGGCGTGCGGCTGCACACCCACCTGGCCGAAAACAAATCTGACGTCACCTACAGCCTCGATACCTTTGGCCTCACCCCTGGCGACTACGCCGCCTCTGTGGGCTGGCTAGGAGAAGATGTGTGGCACGCCCACTGCGTCAAGCTCGACGACAAAGCCATCCACAGCTTTGGTCAGACCGGTACCGGGGTGGCCCACTGTCCCTGTAGCAACATGCGCTTGGCCAGTGGCATGGCCCCAATTCGGAAAATGCTGGATCACAACGTGCCCGTGGGACTGGGGGTGGATGGGTCGGCCTCTAACGACGGCAGCCACCTGCTGGCCGAGGCTCGCCAGGCCTTTCTCATGGCTCGTGTGCGGGAAGAAAATGCCGGGGCACTGACCGCCCGTGAAGCTCTAGAAATCGCCACTCGCGGCGGTGCTAAAGTGCTGGGTCGCACCGATATTGGCTACCTAGCCCCCGGTATGGCGGCGGATTTTGTCACTGTGAATCTCGATCGCCTGGCGTTGGCGGGCACCGCCTACGACCCCGTCGCTGCACTAATTTTCTGCACTATCGATCGCGTCGACTACAGCTTCATCCATGGCAGAGAAGTGCTCAATCCCGAGGGTTTACTGACGCTCGATTTGCCGGTGGTGCTGGAAAAGCACGGGGCAGTGGTGCGATCGCTGGCCGCCTAA
- a CDS encoding Rieske (2Fe-2S) protein, giving the protein MVTAPQVSSAASLVHAATLADLAQEGSLRVQLQGHAIALFYTDGQVYAIDNRCPHMGFPLQGSVCKDGILTCPWHYARFDLASGGTFDAWADDVRAFPVHLQDGEIWLDLSPRVDGRSHQRQRLQDGLEQTLSLVIAKSVIALLADEVSAREPFRVGLAFGTRHLKSGWDTGLTILTALMNLLPTLEESDRPRALYQGLSAVARDSAGAPPHFPVHPLPQTQPDFATLKAWFRQFIERRDSEAAERCVLTAVRAKLSPAQIAEMLFAAATDHRYLDEGHTLDFINKALEALDQVQWQEAESVLASLMPSLAQATRMEEANAWRYPVDLVAMVEAAFADLPAALETGQAQRGQWSGVSELLPLLLGDDPQATVTALVDALRQGCTEPQLASLVTYAAALRVAQFNTNNDHGDWNAAHHPFTYANAVLQGLTRCPSPELLRGVFDAAVAVYLNRFLNVPPARLPDGDDTVDDPEALLTQLSDLLDRQQQVQAMGKLVAQYLYSGGNPQRLMAQLGQLMLREDRNFHVIQSLEAAFQLYAVLGHGPEGINALVAAARYLAAHSPTTRSQAQTYDIAYRLHRGDRLFEV; this is encoded by the coding sequence ATGGTTACGGCCCCGCAGGTATCCTCTGCCGCGTCCCTAGTTCATGCAGCTACCCTGGCCGACCTGGCTCAAGAGGGTAGCCTTCGGGTTCAGTTGCAGGGGCACGCTATTGCCCTGTTTTATACCGACGGTCAGGTTTACGCCATTGACAACCGCTGCCCCCACATGGGGTTTCCGTTGCAGGGCAGTGTTTGCAAAGATGGCATTCTCACCTGTCCGTGGCACTATGCTCGCTTTGATCTGGCCAGCGGTGGCACCTTCGATGCCTGGGCTGATGATGTGCGGGCCTTTCCGGTGCACCTTCAAGACGGAGAGATTTGGCTGGATTTGTCGCCCCGGGTGGATGGGCGATCGCACCAACGGCAGCGTCTCCAGGACGGTCTGGAGCAGACCCTGTCGCTGGTGATTGCCAAATCGGTAATTGCCCTGCTGGCGGATGAGGTTTCCGCCCGTGAGCCCTTTCGAGTGGGGCTAGCATTTGGCACTCGCCACCTCAAATCTGGCTGGGATACGGGGTTAACCATCCTGACAGCCCTGATGAATCTGCTGCCCACCCTGGAGGAGAGCGATCGCCCCCGAGCGTTGTATCAAGGATTATCTGCCGTAGCCCGAGACAGTGCTGGAGCCCCGCCCCACTTTCCTGTGCATCCCCTACCCCAAACGCAGCCAGACTTTGCCACCCTCAAAGCTTGGTTTCGACAGTTCATTGAACGGCGCGACAGCGAGGCGGCAGAACGCTGTGTATTAACCGCCGTCCGGGCTAAACTTTCCCCCGCCCAAATTGCCGAGATGCTGTTTGCTGCCGCCACTGACCATCGCTACCTCGACGAGGGCCATACGCTAGATTTCATCAATAAGGCCCTGGAGGCGTTAGATCAAGTGCAGTGGCAGGAGGCCGAGTCCGTGCTCGCCAGCCTGATGCCGAGCTTAGCCCAGGCTACTCGCATGGAAGAGGCCAACGCCTGGCGCTACCCGGTAGATTTGGTCGCCATGGTAGAGGCCGCCTTTGCCGACCTACCCGCTGCCCTAGAGACTGGCCAGGCTCAACGGGGGCAATGGTCAGGGGTATCTGAGCTGCTGCCTCTGCTCCTGGGGGATGACCCTCAGGCCACCGTAACCGCTCTGGTCGACGCCCTCCGCCAGGGCTGCACCGAACCCCAACTGGCCAGCCTCGTCACCTACGCGGCGGCCCTGCGGGTGGCCCAGTTCAACACCAACAACGACCACGGCGACTGGAACGCGGCCCATCACCCCTTCACCTACGCTAATGCGGTACTCCAGGGGCTGACGCGCTGCCCTAGCCCCGAGCTGCTACGGGGGGTCTTTGATGCCGCCGTGGCGGTATACCTAAACCGTTTCCTCAACGTGCCCCCGGCCCGCCTACCCGACGGTGACGACACCGTAGACGATCCCGAGGCGTTGCTCACGCAACTGTCAGATTTGTTGGATCGGCAACAGCAGGTGCAGGCTATGGGCAAGTTGGTGGCCCAATACCTCTACAGCGGTGGCAATCCGCAGCGGTTGATGGCGCAGCTGGGTCAGTTGATGCTGCGAGAAGATCGCAATTTCCACGTGATTCAATCCCTAGAAGCCGCCTTTCAGCTCTATGCGGTCCTGGGTCATGGCCCTGAGGGCATCAATGCCCTGGTAGCTGCGGCTCGGTACTTGGCGGCCCACTCGCCAACGACGCGATCGCAGGCTCAAACCTACGACATTGCCTACCGTCTGCACCGGGGCGATCGCCTGTTTGAGGTCTGA